One part of the Mariniblastus fucicola genome encodes these proteins:
- a CDS encoding Rieske (2Fe-2S) protein, whose product MAEFVSVAHVDDIPVGKGKAFEVGERVIAIFNDDGTFFAIDDMCPHMGASLADGHLEDSTVACPWHAWRFDIRDGSWCDNRRLKTDRFEVRVVEDRIEVTTEPTPKSEDDLTH is encoded by the coding sequence ATGGCTGAGTTTGTTTCGGTAGCTCATGTCGACGACATTCCCGTCGGCAAGGGCAAAGCGTTTGAAGTTGGCGAGCGCGTGATTGCGATCTTCAATGACGACGGGACGTTTTTCGCGATTGACGACATGTGTCCCCATATGGGCGCGTCACTGGCCGATGGGCACCTGGAAGATTCGACCGTGGCCTGTCCGTGGCACGCCTGGCGATTCGATATTCGAGACGGCTCTTGGTGCGATAATCGAAGGCTTAAAACGGACAGGTTCGAGGTCCGAGTGGTTGAAGATCGCATCGAAGTTACCACAGAACCGACGCCGAAATCCGAAGACGACCTGACTCACTGA
- a CDS encoding glucose-6-phosphate isomerase, with translation MAKIKPITFDYSASLIPEHGISQSQLDELKPKLDAAREVVLKDDMQQYASGDIPEDKQPLDAAFFDMPERILDEYQSDRENSELGRILKTAARLRDMVDKVVVLGIGGSYMGARALMESCCHPYYNELPREERGGRPRIYFEGNNVDNDWSQSLLQFLEMDSKGDGPEGSWAIVVISKSGGTLETAAAFRQFKAALKEKVGDRLPEYIVPVTGESGKLASLSDAIGITDRYLVPDGVGGRFSILSAVGLLPAAIMGIDVVTLLEAAAAMNTHFRSAPVGENVVLDYVGVNHLLEVEQSVLTRVMSVWSKSLESVGLWYDQLLAESLGKNERGALPLTVVNSRDLHSRAQQHQEGARDKVMNNVIVDSWRQDALAIGQSENNEDQLNELADKTLPEVMSAAIRGTNLAYAEDKRPTTNINLPAVNEAAVGQLFQMLMLATVVEGRLIDINPYGQPGVEGYKKYMNKLLREA, from the coding sequence ATGGCGAAAATCAAACCCATCACCTTCGATTACAGCGCATCCCTGATTCCGGAGCATGGTATCTCCCAAAGTCAGCTGGACGAATTGAAACCAAAACTTGACGCCGCTCGCGAAGTCGTCCTCAAGGATGACATGCAGCAATACGCCAGCGGCGACATCCCGGAAGACAAACAGCCGCTCGATGCCGCGTTCTTTGACATGCCCGAACGGATTCTCGACGAGTACCAAAGCGATCGCGAGAATAGCGAGCTTGGCCGGATCCTGAAAACGGCCGCCCGGCTTCGCGACATGGTCGACAAAGTCGTCGTGTTGGGGATTGGCGGATCTTACATGGGAGCCCGCGCGCTAATGGAATCCTGCTGCCATCCGTACTACAACGAACTTCCGCGCGAAGAACGTGGTGGCCGGCCGAGGATATATTTCGAAGGCAACAACGTTGATAACGACTGGTCACAATCGCTGCTGCAGTTTTTGGAAATGGACTCCAAAGGCGACGGTCCCGAAGGCAGTTGGGCGATCGTCGTGATCAGCAAAAGCGGCGGCACGCTGGAAACAGCGGCGGCGTTCCGACAGTTCAAAGCGGCGCTCAAGGAAAAAGTTGGCGACCGTTTGCCCGAGTACATCGTGCCGGTAACCGGCGAAAGCGGAAAACTGGCCAGCCTGTCCGACGCGATTGGAATCACGGATCGTTACCTCGTTCCCGACGGTGTCGGCGGTCGGTTCAGCATTCTTTCGGCCGTCGGTTTGTTGCCCGCGGCGATCATGGGTATCGATGTCGTCACGTTGTTGGAAGCTGCCGCGGCGATGAACACGCACTTCCGTAGTGCACCCGTTGGAGAGAACGTTGTGCTGGACTACGTCGGCGTGAACCATCTGTTGGAAGTCGAGCAGAGTGTGCTGACGCGAGTCATGTCGGTGTGGAGCAAGTCGCTGGAGAGCGTCGGGCTGTGGTACGACCAGTTGCTGGCGGAGAGTCTTGGCAAGAACGAGCGAGGTGCTTTGCCGCTGACAGTGGTCAACTCTCGAGACTTGCACTCACGAGCCCAACAGCATCAGGAAGGAGCCCGCGACAAGGTGATGAACAACGTAATCGTTGATTCGTGGCGACAGGATGCGTTGGCGATCGGGCAAAGCGAAAACAACGAAGACCAGCTCAATGAATTGGCGGACAAGACGCTCCCGGAAGTCATGTCGGCTGCGATTCGTGGGACGAATCTGGCTTACGCCGAAGACAAACGTCCCACCACGAACATCAACCTGCCCGCCGTCAACGAAGCCGCCGTGGGCCAGTTGTTCCAGATGCTGATGCTGGCGACGGTCGTTGAGGGACGCTTGATTGACATTAATCCCTACGGTCAGCCTGGCGTCGAAGGGTACAAGAAATACATGAACAAGCTGCTTCGCGAAGCGTAG
- a CDS encoding DUF6263 family protein: protein MRTISSTTHERFKFRALELSFNRFQILLMLAVLSFATSVQAQEKATLAWKFSTGDSFTVQFEQSQKVQTRIDARDRTLESELILGVGWNVTKVADDGTATIEQTIDRIRIKTGTPGAGIKKLVDVDTASEERLRGFSRDAIKELETLVGLKFVVVMTSAGEIVSVTPGPDVATVVGQLPETSALRRVFSGAAMGKLVSDSAFTLPGESVEQGESWSDETAIKMTANDRRTFTFDRTIKSTLKSMTDTEATIEVAVSLTQAPFTDTPAGSELTSPLELTGFTGGGQIKFDRETGTLTSSSIASEIKTLVAYREDKVKTTTNVTNRMTVTRK from the coding sequence ATGAGAACAATCTCGTCCACAACGCATGAGCGATTCAAGTTTCGTGCTCTGGAGCTCAGCTTCAACAGATTCCAAATCCTGCTGATGTTGGCGGTGCTGAGTTTTGCAACCAGCGTTCAGGCACAGGAAAAAGCGACTCTCGCGTGGAAATTTTCCACGGGCGATTCGTTCACGGTTCAATTTGAGCAATCGCAAAAAGTACAAACTCGCATTGATGCTCGCGACCGGACTTTGGAAAGCGAACTGATTCTGGGCGTTGGCTGGAACGTGACCAAGGTGGCTGACGATGGCACGGCCACGATCGAGCAAACCATCGATCGAATTCGCATCAAAACCGGAACTCCCGGGGCGGGAATCAAAAAGCTGGTGGACGTAGACACCGCCAGCGAAGAACGACTCCGCGGTTTTTCACGCGACGCCATCAAGGAACTCGAGACGCTAGTTGGGCTGAAATTCGTGGTCGTCATGACGTCGGCTGGAGAAATCGTTTCCGTCACTCCGGGCCCTGACGTTGCGACAGTCGTAGGGCAGTTACCAGAAACTTCGGCGCTTCGGCGTGTTTTTTCTGGTGCAGCAATGGGAAAGCTCGTCTCGGACTCGGCATTTACGTTGCCGGGCGAATCCGTTGAGCAGGGCGAATCCTGGAGCGACGAAACGGCAATCAAGATGACCGCCAACGATCGACGAACGTTTACGTTTGATCGAACCATCAAATCAACTTTAAAATCGATGACAGACACCGAAGCCACTATTGAGGTCGCGGTTTCACTGACGCAAGCTCCCTTCACGGATACACCGGCAGGTAGCGAGCTGACCAGTCCTTTGGAGTTGACTGGCTTTACAGGCGGAGGTCAGATCAAGTTCGATCGCGAAACCGGAACGTTGACTTCCAGTTCGATCGCCAGCGAAATCAAAACGCTGGTTGCGTATCGCGAGGACAAAGTGAAAACGACCACCAACGTAACGAACCGGATGACGGTGACCAGAAAGTAA
- a CDS encoding metal-dependent hydrolase encodes MAVELTWYGHATWMISTGEHKILLDPFFDDSPTAPIKAAEAEADFILVSHGHFDHIADAASIANRTGAPVYAVYEIANWLSANHGVENANGMNIGGAVDLPFGKVKMVPAIHSSGLPDGSYGGVAAGFLLKVGDTKLYFACDTALFSDMQLIGAVGLDAAVLPIGDLFTMGPEDSVTAVDLLKPKAVLPSHYNTWPPIEQDAEAWSKLVQSRTKAKPIVLAVGESYSVQ; translated from the coding sequence ATGGCTGTTGAACTAACCTGGTATGGCCACGCGACGTGGATGATCTCAACGGGCGAGCACAAGATTTTGCTCGACCCGTTTTTCGACGATTCGCCAACGGCGCCCATCAAGGCGGCGGAGGCGGAAGCCGATTTCATTCTCGTCTCGCACGGTCACTTTGATCACATCGCTGACGCGGCCAGTATCGCGAACCGAACTGGCGCGCCGGTCTACGCGGTTTATGAAATTGCGAATTGGCTGTCGGCCAATCACGGCGTGGAGAACGCCAACGGTATGAACATCGGCGGCGCAGTCGATCTGCCGTTCGGGAAAGTGAAGATGGTTCCGGCGATCCACAGTTCAGGATTGCCCGACGGAAGCTACGGCGGTGTTGCGGCCGGGTTTCTCTTAAAAGTCGGCGATACAAAACTGTACTTTGCCTGTGACACAGCACTGTTTTCGGACATGCAATTGATCGGCGCTGTTGGCCTGGACGCAGCGGTGCTTCCAATTGGTGATTTGTTCACGATGGGGCCAGAGGACAGTGTGACGGCTGTGGATTTGCTCAAACCGAAAGCTGTCCTGCCATCGCACTACAATACGTGGCCTCCCATCGAGCAGGATGCCGAGGCGTGGTCGAAACTGGTTCAGTCCCGCACGAAAGCGAAGCCGATCGTGTTGGCAGTCGGCGAAAGTTATTCGGTCCAATGA
- the gpmI gene encoding 2,3-bisphosphoglycerate-independent phosphoglycerate mutase: protein MQPLKRLESFSGPEGPVVLCIMDGVGIGKGDAGDMVAKATKPNLDWLKENSLFATLKAHGRAVGMPDDGDMGNSEVGHNAIGSGRVFDQGALLVKNAVESGDVFDGDVWKDLTGSLSADNSLHFIGLLSDGNVHSHINILFALIRQAQKQGIKKVRVHTLLDGRDVPPTSALEYISSLEAVLTEINDLGEFDYCIASGGGRLYITMDRYDADWPMIERGWQTHVRGEGRKFATAKEAVETLRAETPGVIDQDLKEFVIERDGTPVGPIVDGDSVILFNFRGDRAIEISKAFDDPNLDRFDRGPIPAIKFAGIMQYEAEQQIPKSYLVSPPAIDDVMGEYLAVSGVRQLAVSETQKYGHVTYFFNGNRSGKFAENLEDYVEITSDLVPYEQRPWMKGAEITEVILDSIEKDKHDFIRVNYPNGDMVGHTGDLLAVEISVETVDLCLGRLIEAIKAKNGIMIVTADHGNADEMYEVDKEGNLKLDSDGNPKSKTSHTLNPVPCYIYDASGKAGFKLAELSDAGISSLAATSIMCLGFEPPADYDPSLVELK from the coding sequence ATGCAACCACTCAAACGCCTTGAATCATTTTCCGGCCCGGAAGGCCCCGTCGTCCTTTGCATTATGGATGGTGTCGGCATCGGGAAGGGCGACGCTGGCGATATGGTCGCCAAAGCTACCAAGCCAAATCTTGACTGGCTGAAAGAGAACAGCCTGTTTGCGACGCTCAAGGCTCACGGTCGCGCCGTCGGGATGCCTGACGATGGCGACATGGGTAATAGCGAAGTTGGCCACAACGCAATTGGCTCGGGGCGCGTTTTCGATCAGGGAGCATTGCTGGTCAAGAACGCTGTCGAATCAGGCGACGTTTTCGACGGCGACGTTTGGAAAGATCTTACGGGCTCGCTGTCAGCCGACAACAGTTTGCACTTCATCGGTCTGCTTTCCGACGGCAACGTTCACTCGCACATCAACATTCTGTTTGCCCTGATCCGTCAGGCTCAAAAACAGGGCATCAAAAAAGTCCGCGTTCACACGTTGCTTGATGGCCGCGACGTGCCGCCGACGTCTGCTCTGGAATACATCTCATCATTGGAAGCAGTCCTGACCGAAATCAATGACTTGGGCGAATTCGACTATTGCATCGCCTCAGGTGGCGGACGACTTTACATCACGATGGATCGCTACGATGCGGACTGGCCGATGATCGAGCGTGGTTGGCAAACGCATGTCCGAGGCGAAGGGCGAAAGTTCGCAACCGCGAAGGAAGCAGTGGAAACACTTCGCGCCGAAACGCCTGGCGTAATCGACCAGGATCTCAAAGAGTTCGTCATCGAGCGCGACGGAACGCCTGTTGGCCCGATTGTCGACGGTGACAGCGTGATCCTGTTCAACTTTCGTGGCGACCGGGCGATTGAAATTTCCAAAGCTTTCGATGATCCGAATCTCGATCGCTTCGACCGCGGTCCGATTCCAGCCATCAAGTTCGCCGGCATCATGCAGTACGAAGCTGAACAGCAGATCCCCAAATCCTATCTCGTTTCCCCGCCTGCGATCGACGACGTGATGGGCGAGTACCTCGCCGTCAGCGGCGTACGTCAACTTGCGGTCAGTGAAACGCAGAAGTACGGTCACGTAACATATTTCTTCAACGGAAACCGCAGCGGAAAGTTCGCCGAGAATCTGGAAGACTACGTCGAGATCACTTCGGATCTGGTTCCCTACGAGCAGCGTCCGTGGATGAAGGGCGCCGAGATCACCGAAGTCATTCTGGATTCAATCGAGAAAGACAAACACGATTTCATTCGAGTCAACTATCCCAACGGCGACATGGTCGGCCACACCGGCGATTTGCTGGCTGTCGAAATCTCGGTCGAGACCGTGGACTTGTGCCTCGGCCGTTTGATCGAAGCCATCAAGGCCAAAAACGGAATCATGATCGTCACCGCGGACCACGGCAACGCGGACGAGATGTACGAAGTCGACAAGGAAGGCAACCTGAAACTGGACTCTGACGGGAACCCGAAATCCAAAACCAGCCATACGCTCAATCCGGTGCCATGCTACATCTACGATGCCTCGGGAAAGGCCGGTTTCAAACTGGCAGAACTTTCCGACGCTGGTATCAGCAGCCTGGCCGCAACATCGATCATGTGCCTGGGCTTCGAACCGCCCGCGGACTACGATCCGTCATTGGTTGAGTTAAAATAA
- a CDS encoding ABC transporter ATP-binding protein gives MIKTENLTKKYGELYAINGIEMNLEQGDLFGFIGPNGAGKTTTMRIIATLLEPSWGEAYVCNHSIYNEPREIRRLVGYMPDFFGVYDDMKVIEYLEFFAAAYRIKGPARRKKCNEMLEIVDLDFKRDAFANTLSRGQTQRLGLARVLLHDPQVLLLDEPLSGLDPRARIEMRNLLRRLGQTGKTIIVSSHILPELYDICNKVGIIDRGVMSISAEVSELMKQVRDRIVLHVGVDDHERASKLLEGNAIVDSVRQGDGHLVVTLVESAEDYSEIPTALIGEGFKLNLFCEEDIDLESAFMALTKGTGANF, from the coding sequence ATGATCAAGACTGAAAACCTGACCAAGAAATACGGCGAACTCTACGCGATCAACGGCATCGAGATGAACCTTGAGCAGGGTGACCTTTTCGGCTTCATCGGTCCCAATGGTGCTGGCAAGACGACGACGATGCGAATCATCGCGACTCTGCTTGAGCCATCCTGGGGAGAGGCCTACGTTTGCAATCACTCGATCTACAACGAGCCCCGTGAGATCCGCCGGCTTGTCGGCTATATGCCTGACTTTTTCGGCGTCTATGACGACATGAAAGTCATCGAGTACCTTGAGTTTTTCGCAGCGGCGTATCGCATCAAAGGGCCCGCGCGGCGGAAAAAATGCAACGAGATGTTGGAAATCGTTGACCTCGATTTCAAACGTGATGCTTTCGCCAATACACTCAGTCGCGGGCAAACCCAGCGGCTTGGATTGGCCAGAGTCCTGCTGCACGATCCGCAAGTTTTGCTGCTCGATGAGCCGCTCAGTGGCTTGGACCCGCGTGCCCGAATCGAAATGCGAAACTTGTTGCGCCGACTGGGGCAAACGGGAAAGACCATCATCGTCTCCAGCCACATTTTGCCCGAGCTTTATGATATTTGTAACAAGGTCGGCATCATTGACCGCGGCGTGATGAGTATCTCTGCGGAAGTCTCTGAATTGATGAAGCAAGTCCGCGATCGAATCGTGTTGCACGTTGGCGTTGACGATCACGAGCGTGCTTCGAAACTGCTCGAAGGCAACGCCATCGTCGACAGCGTCCGACAGGGTGACGGGCATTTGGTGGTGACATTGGTGGAGTCTGCAGAGGACTATTCCGAGATCCCAACCGCGCTCATCGGTGAAGGGTTCAAACTGAACCTGTTCTGCGAAGAGGACATCGATCTTGAGTCCGCGTTCATGGCGCTGACCAAGGGCACCGGCGCGAACTTCTAG
- a CDS encoding family 16 glycoside hydrolase yields MKHQLTTLVIAIVAIMAAAPCSDATFAQTPEGFTSLFDGESLDGWEQKNGTAAYEVVDGTIKGTTATGSPNSFLCSKKEYGDFELQFDVKCDPDLNSGVQIRSVSKADYKKGRVHGPQVEIAGPALVSGFIYSEGTGRGWISQERTEHKHYKNDGWNSYKVVAQGKRVRTWINGESVEDAEMPDVEPTKGFLGLQVHGIPKNKGPFSVQWKNIYIKELAADDGEEESADQMGDDKANVKEGLRVGKASHGTPVVDGKVDDVWKNVPVLKVNRDVKLENTLDEGQKLPTATVRCLWDNGHLYCLAEVTDEKVATASFDEWAQDSVEFFVDENLSKTGPYDDDDAQYRTNAAGDETVGASTDAKSYTSKVSKTDDGYIVEACINLKTEAGKKIGFDVQVNNDPGTGFRGSITKWNDATNNTWENLSGVGELELVK; encoded by the coding sequence ATGAAACACCAATTGACCACTCTGGTGATCGCGATCGTTGCGATCATGGCAGCTGCGCCTTGTTCTGATGCTACTTTCGCGCAAACGCCCGAAGGTTTTACTTCTTTGTTCGACGGCGAATCGCTTGACGGCTGGGAACAGAAAAACGGAACGGCAGCCTATGAAGTTGTCGACGGAACGATCAAAGGCACGACCGCTACCGGAAGCCCGAACTCGTTTCTGTGCAGCAAGAAAGAGTACGGCGATTTTGAATTGCAGTTCGACGTCAAGTGCGATCCCGATCTGAATTCTGGTGTTCAAATCCGCTCGGTTAGCAAAGCTGACTACAAGAAAGGACGCGTGCACGGGCCGCAGGTTGAAATTGCCGGTCCGGCATTGGTATCCGGATTTATCTACTCCGAAGGTACCGGTCGCGGTTGGATCAGCCAGGAACGAACCGAGCACAAGCACTACAAAAACGACGGCTGGAACAGCTACAAAGTCGTGGCTCAAGGCAAGCGCGTCCGAACGTGGATCAATGGCGAATCGGTTGAGGACGCGGAGATGCCGGACGTTGAGCCGACGAAGGGTTTCCTGGGGCTTCAGGTTCACGGCATTCCCAAAAACAAAGGGCCGTTCAGCGTGCAGTGGAAAAATATCTACATCAAGGAACTTGCTGCGGATGATGGCGAAGAGGAAAGCGCTGATCAGATGGGCGACGACAAAGCCAACGTCAAGGAAGGCTTGCGAGTCGGCAAGGCGTCACATGGCACACCGGTTGTCGATGGCAAGGTCGATGATGTCTGGAAAAATGTACCCGTCCTGAAAGTCAACCGCGATGTGAAGCTCGAGAACACGCTCGACGAAGGCCAGAAATTGCCAACGGCGACTGTTCGTTGCTTGTGGGACAACGGACATCTCTACTGCCTTGCAGAAGTCACAGACGAAAAGGTGGCCACGGCTTCGTTTGACGAATGGGCTCAGGATTCGGTTGAGTTTTTCGTCGATGAGAACCTTTCGAAAACCGGTCCTTACGATGACGACGATGCCCAATATCGAACCAACGCTGCTGGCGACGAAACGGTCGGTGCTTCAACGGACGCCAAGAGCTACACGTCGAAGGTTTCCAAAACGGATGACGGATATATCGTAGAAGCATGCATCAATCTGAAGACAGAGGCTGGCAAGAAAATTGGTTTTGACGTCCAGGTCAATAACGATCCGGGCACTGGCTTTCGCGGTTCGATCACCAAGTGGAACGACGCGACCAACAATACCTGGGAAAACTTGTCAGGCGTTGGTGAACTGGAACTGGTGAAATAG
- a CDS encoding MazG nucleotide pyrophosphohydrolase domain-containing protein translates to MDLRDFQNLIRTMYYEKDVARGVSGTYMWLAEELGELASDLRQVEQLRQADPADENSKTKLAKVESNLKTEFADVIAWLATIANIVDVDLSEALAAKYGEGCPGCGNLVCDCPDAEKP, encoded by the coding sequence ATGGACTTGCGAGACTTTCAAAATCTGATCCGCACGATGTACTACGAGAAAGACGTCGCGCGAGGCGTTTCCGGAACGTACATGTGGCTGGCAGAAGAGCTTGGCGAGCTGGCGTCGGATCTGCGTCAGGTAGAGCAGCTGCGCCAGGCCGACCCCGCCGACGAAAACTCAAAAACGAAACTGGCCAAGGTCGAATCCAATCTAAAAACGGAGTTTGCCGACGTGATCGCATGGCTGGCGACGATCGCAAATATCGTGGACGTGGATTTATCTGAAGCGTTGGCGGCGAAATACGGCGAAGGCTGTCCGGGCTGCGGAAATTTGGTCTGCGATTGCCCGGACGCTGAGAAGCCCTGA
- the bioF gene encoding 8-amino-7-oxononanoate synthase produces the protein MSFRESISNQKQQRHESGLLRELQTVASGQGVVLKRGGRELINFSSNDYLGLASSDELKTVAREGIQQWGVGAGASHLVCGHQTPHELLQHEIAEFVDAEKAIVFSTGYMANLAVPNAFLSRHDLLLQDKLNHASLIDAGLLCRADTARYRHLDVDHARQLANCASQPQVMVATDGVFSMNGNVADVKQLAELCDREDRLLLVDDAHGFGVLGDNGAGTLSQAGIRPAGQNLMIGTLSKAAGSFGAFVAGDAILVDHLIQEARPFIYTTALPPAIVEASREAVRMMQRQTWRREKLARNVELFRDLSAERNIELLPSQTPIQSILFESPTDATDASRTLADAGFLVIAIRPPTVPKGTSRLRITLSALHEPEMIERLTNLLARLGSDRS, from the coding sequence ATGTCATTCCGCGAATCGATCTCCAACCAGAAACAGCAACGCCACGAATCGGGACTGCTGCGCGAACTGCAAACTGTTGCCTCGGGGCAAGGCGTGGTTCTTAAACGCGGCGGCCGCGAGCTGATTAACTTTTCCAGCAATGACTACCTCGGACTGGCCAGTTCGGACGAACTGAAAACAGTGGCCAGGGAAGGCATTCAGCAATGGGGCGTCGGTGCGGGTGCCTCGCATTTGGTGTGCGGACATCAAACGCCTCACGAGCTTTTACAGCACGAAATTGCAGAGTTTGTCGACGCCGAAAAAGCGATCGTTTTTTCGACAGGGTACATGGCCAATCTGGCTGTCCCGAATGCATTCTTGAGCCGCCACGACCTGTTGCTGCAAGACAAACTCAACCACGCCTCGTTGATCGACGCCGGTTTGCTTTGTCGCGCGGACACAGCTCGTTATCGGCACCTCGACGTTGATCACGCCAGACAACTGGCGAACTGTGCCAGCCAGCCTCAGGTCATGGTGGCGACCGATGGTGTGTTCAGTATGAACGGCAATGTGGCAGACGTGAAACAGTTGGCCGAGCTCTGTGATCGAGAGGACCGCTTGTTGCTGGTTGATGACGCTCATGGTTTTGGCGTGCTGGGCGATAACGGTGCAGGCACTCTCAGCCAAGCCGGAATTCGCCCAGCGGGACAGAACTTGATGATCGGGACGTTGTCCAAGGCAGCCGGTTCGTTCGGAGCCTTCGTTGCTGGCGATGCGATTCTGGTCGACCATTTGATTCAGGAAGCACGACCTTTCATCTACACGACCGCGCTTCCGCCTGCGATCGTCGAAGCGTCACGCGAGGCCGTCCGCATGATGCAACGCCAAACGTGGCGGCGCGAGAAACTGGCCAGGAATGTCGAGCTGTTTCGCGATCTGTCTGCCGAACGGAACATTGAACTGTTGCCGTCCCAGACACCGATTCAGTCGATTCTGTTCGAATCGCCAACCGACGCGACGGATGCTTCCCGGACACTGGCAGACGCGGGCTTTCTGGTGATCGCGATCCGTCCGCCAACGGTCCCGAAAGGAACGTCGCGTCTGCGAATCACGTTGTCGGCTTTGCACGAACCAGAGATGATTGAAAGGTTGACCAACTTGCTCGCGCGGCTCGGTTCCGATCGTAGCTAA